In Streptomyces sp. NBC_00433, a single genomic region encodes these proteins:
- a CDS encoding FtsX-like permease family protein codes for MSAIGKVVRAGVGRRRVQTVVMVLTTMTAVTASVMAGGLVVASQAPFDHAFAEQHGAHLTGRFDGRKATAAQVAATAHTAGVTAAAGPFAVVSAAPRFESDGVVMDGMPPLTIAGRADGGGPVDAVTLDRGHWVTGPGQIVLTRPEDAPVMGRVGGTVSFPGLPGKPSLTIVGYARSVSRTADAWVAPAEIPALTRPGATPSYEMLYRLAHARTGADLSRGRDALAAAVPPGALTGAASYLVTKHTADQETATFVPFIVAFGVLGLVMSVLIIGIVVSGAVSAGTRRIGVLKSLGLTPGQVGRAYVAQALIPAAVGTALGVAAGNLASVPLLAQASDAYGAAALTVAWWLDLAVPAAVLALVVASALAPALRAARLRTVEALAVGRTPRVGRGRVAARLASRLPLSRALTLGLAGPFARPARSATIWAAVAFGAIGVTFAFGLGSSLSAIQDGLNRDSPGEVAVDTFAPPSGPAAGSGPRSGPPGRPAPADAAAVARTIAAQPGTAGYFGTGHQQATFTGVPGAVDVTTYQGDSSWGALQMVSGHWLDGPRQIVVGRRFLEAAGKHVGDSVTLEGDGRSVSVRIVGEALTVDGSGMHVVADTGAFAALGADVRPDTFEVHLVHGTDRAAYLRDLNTALRPVGVAAVAQSDQTSSTVVAMDTMIAMLTVMLVAVAGLGVLNTVVLDTRERVHDLGVMKALGMAPRQTVAMVVTSVAGVGALAGVAGVPLGIALHGYVVPAMGTAAGTHIPGADLHVYHALPVLLLALSGLGIAVAGALMPATWSARTSTASSLRTE; via the coding sequence GTGAGCGCGATCGGGAAGGTCGTCAGGGCCGGGGTCGGGCGGCGGCGGGTGCAGACCGTCGTCATGGTGCTGACCACGATGACGGCGGTCACCGCCTCGGTCATGGCGGGCGGCCTGGTGGTCGCCTCGCAGGCGCCCTTCGACCACGCCTTCGCCGAGCAGCACGGCGCGCATCTGACGGGCCGTTTCGACGGCCGCAAGGCGACCGCGGCCCAGGTCGCCGCGACCGCGCACACCGCGGGGGTGACCGCCGCGGCCGGGCCCTTCGCCGTGGTCTCGGCGGCCCCGCGGTTCGAGTCGGACGGGGTGGTCATGGACGGCATGCCGCCGCTGACGATCGCGGGCCGCGCGGACGGCGGCGGCCCGGTCGACGCCGTCACGCTCGACCGGGGCCACTGGGTCACCGGGCCCGGCCAGATCGTGCTGACCAGGCCGGAGGACGCCCCCGTCATGGGCCGGGTGGGCGGCACCGTCAGCTTTCCCGGGTTGCCGGGGAAGCCGTCGCTGACGATCGTCGGCTACGCGCGCTCGGTCAGCAGGACCGCGGACGCGTGGGTCGCGCCCGCCGAGATCCCGGCGCTGACCAGGCCGGGCGCCACGCCCTCGTACGAGATGCTCTACCGCCTCGCGCACGCCAGGACCGGCGCCGACCTCTCCCGCGGCCGGGACGCGCTGGCGGCCGCGGTGCCGCCGGGGGCGCTCACTGGGGCGGCGTCGTATCTGGTCACCAAGCACACCGCCGACCAGGAGACGGCGACCTTCGTGCCTTTCATCGTCGCCTTCGGGGTGCTCGGCCTGGTGATGTCGGTGCTCATCATCGGCATCGTGGTCAGCGGCGCGGTCAGCGCGGGCACCCGGCGGATCGGGGTGCTCAAGTCGCTCGGCCTGACGCCGGGCCAGGTCGGCAGGGCCTACGTCGCCCAGGCGCTGATCCCCGCGGCGGTCGGCACGGCGCTGGGGGTGGCGGCCGGCAACCTGGCGTCCGTACCGCTGCTGGCGCAGGCCTCGGACGCCTACGGTGCCGCGGCGCTGACCGTCGCCTGGTGGCTGGACCTCGCGGTGCCCGCGGCGGTGCTCGCGCTGGTGGTGGCGAGCGCGCTGGCCCCGGCGCTGCGGGCGGCCCGGCTGCGTACGGTCGAGGCGCTCGCGGTCGGCCGCACCCCGCGGGTCGGCAGGGGCCGCGTCGCCGCCCGGCTGGCGTCCCGGCTGCCGCTGTCCCGGGCCCTGACCCTCGGCCTGGCGGGGCCCTTCGCCCGGCCCGCGCGCTCGGCGACGATCTGGGCGGCGGTCGCCTTCGGCGCGATCGGCGTGACCTTCGCCTTCGGGCTCGGCTCGTCGCTGTCCGCGATCCAGGACGGCCTCAACCGGGACTCGCCCGGCGAGGTCGCCGTCGACACCTTCGCGCCGCCCTCCGGCCCCGCCGCCGGCAGCGGCCCCCGCAGCGGCCCGCCGGGAAGGCCCGCCCCCGCCGACGCGGCGGCCGTCGCCCGTACGATCGCGGCGCAGCCCGGCACCGCCGGATACTTCGGCACCGGCCACCAGCAGGCGACCTTCACCGGTGTCCCGGGCGCCGTTGACGTCACCACCTACCAGGGCGACTCGTCGTGGGGCGCCCTCCAGATGGTCTCGGGCCACTGGCTGGACGGCCCGCGCCAGATCGTCGTCGGCCGCCGCTTCCTGGAAGCCGCGGGCAAGCACGTCGGCGACAGCGTCACCCTCGAAGGCGACGGCCGCAGCGTGTCGGTGCGCATCGTCGGCGAGGCGCTGACCGTCGACGGGAGCGGCATGCACGTGGTGGCCGACACCGGCGCCTTCGCGGCGCTGGGCGCCGACGTCCGGCCCGACACCTTCGAGGTCCACCTGGTGCACGGCACCGACCGGGCCGCCTACCTCCGCGACCTGAACACCGCGCTGCGGCCCGTCGGGGTGGCGGCCGTGGCGCAGAGCGACCAGACCAGCTCCACGGTCGTCGCGATGGACACGATGATCGCGATGCTCACCGTGATGCTGGTGGCCGTCGCCGGCCTCGGCGTCCTCAACACGGTGGTCCTCGACACCCGGGAACGCGTCCACGACCTGGGCGTCATGAAGGCCCTGGGCATGGCACCCCGCCAGACCGTCGCCATGGTCGTCACGTCCGTGGCCGGCGTCGGCGCCCTGGCGGGCGTGGCCGGCGTGCCCCTCGGCATCGCGCTGCACGGCTATGTCGTCCCCGCCATGGGCACGGCGGCCGGCACCCACATCCCCGGGGCCGACCTGCACGTCTACCACGCCCTCCCGGTCCTCCTGCTCGCCCTGTCAGGACTGGGCATCGCGGTGGCGGGCGCCCTCATGCCGGCCACCTGGTCGGCCCGCACCTCGACGGCGTCGAGCCTACGCACGGAGTAG
- a CDS encoding ABC transporter ATP-binding protein, which produces MSSTPIIDIREVRKTYDDGPAALDGLSLTVRAGEALAVLGPSGSGKSTLLNLIAGLDRPTGGSVTVDGVRVDQLGETGSARFRRERIGMVFQFFNLLDDLTVTDNVLLPSQLVGAGRAQARARAAELLDHLGIARHARAYPGRLSGGERQRVAVARALMNRPALLLADEPTGALDTASGAEVRELLSELNDDGQTILLVTHDLALAEGCASRTIELVDGHIVRDVGGGRRSARPGHADGAAGGSAAVAR; this is translated from the coding sequence ATCAGCAGCACGCCCATCATCGACATCCGCGAGGTGCGGAAGACCTACGACGACGGCCCCGCCGCGCTCGACGGCCTCTCGCTGACCGTACGGGCCGGCGAGGCGCTGGCGGTGCTCGGCCCCTCGGGCAGCGGCAAGTCGACGCTGCTGAACCTGATCGCGGGCCTGGACCGGCCGACCGGCGGCAGCGTCACCGTCGACGGGGTCCGGGTGGACCAGCTCGGCGAGACCGGCTCGGCCCGTTTCCGGCGGGAGCGGATCGGCATGGTCTTCCAGTTCTTCAACCTGCTGGACGACCTGACGGTCACCGACAACGTGCTGCTGCCCTCGCAACTGGTCGGCGCGGGCCGCGCGCAGGCCAGGGCGCGGGCGGCGGAGCTGCTCGACCACCTCGGCATCGCGCGGCACGCCCGCGCCTACCCGGGCCGGCTGTCCGGCGGCGAGAGGCAGCGGGTCGCGGTCGCGCGCGCCCTGATGAACCGCCCCGCGCTGCTGCTCGCCGACGAGCCGACCGGCGCGCTGGACACCGCGTCGGGCGCGGAGGTGCGCGAGCTGCTCAGCGAGCTGAACGACGACGGGCAGACGATCCTGCTGGTCACGCACGACCTGGCGCTGGCGGAGGGGTGCGCGAGCCGCACGATCGAGCTGGTCGACGGGCACATCGTGCGCGACGTGGGCGGCGGCCGGCGGTCCGCCCGCCCCGGGCACGCGGACGGTGCGGCCGGCGGCTCCGCGGCGGTGGCGCGGTGA
- a CDS encoding histidine kinase, which translates to MLAVFLAATTVYATANAATDDTAGPAVPAFFLGPDGRPQPPAPPIPPVPRPDPLGYPYLAGAHHTELASAPGWLLVLAALTALPLALRRRYPVAAFTAVLTGTLVFHWAEQESGAPLRADAPTVFTFVACLIAAYSAALYSPYRRLTGVALLVGGVLMGALHESNVPDITPGFVPFVVLVPLGLAANTMHTWRQRLRTMEADKEAATRLAVDLERARIARELHDVVTHNVSMMTVQAGAARTVMAARPDLAREALLAVESAGRAAMSELRHVMGLLAMTSETSGAPTAELAPQPGLGQVGVLAERVRGTGVPVDLTVTGAPVPLPAGVDLAAYRVAQEALTNTVKHASGASVSITVDYLPGEVRVEVADTGGTPSPAAGSGNGRGLMGLRERLAVYGGTLDAGRRITGGYRVRAVIPVGDA; encoded by the coding sequence ATGCTCGCGGTCTTCCTCGCCGCCACCACCGTCTACGCCACCGCGAACGCCGCCACCGACGACACGGCGGGGCCCGCCGTCCCCGCCTTCTTCCTCGGCCCCGACGGCAGGCCGCAGCCGCCCGCACCGCCGATACCTCCCGTGCCGCGCCCCGACCCGCTGGGATACCCCTACCTCGCCGGAGCGCACCACACCGAGCTGGCCTCGGCCCCCGGCTGGCTGCTGGTGCTCGCCGCACTGACCGCGCTGCCGCTCGCACTGCGCCGCCGCTACCCCGTCGCGGCCTTCACCGCGGTGCTGACCGGCACCCTGGTCTTCCACTGGGCCGAGCAGGAGTCCGGGGCGCCTCTCCGGGCCGACGCCCCGACCGTCTTCACCTTCGTCGCGTGCCTCATCGCCGCCTACAGCGCCGCCCTCTACAGCCCCTACCGGCGGCTCACCGGGGTCGCGCTGCTCGTCGGCGGTGTGCTCATGGGGGCGCTCCACGAGTCGAACGTCCCCGACATCACACCCGGCTTCGTGCCCTTCGTGGTGCTGGTGCCGCTCGGGCTCGCCGCCAACACCATGCACACCTGGCGGCAGCGGCTGCGCACCATGGAGGCCGACAAGGAGGCCGCGACCCGGCTCGCGGTGGACCTGGAGCGCGCCAGGATCGCCCGCGAGCTGCACGACGTCGTCACCCACAACGTCAGCATGATGACCGTGCAGGCCGGCGCCGCCCGCACCGTGATGGCCGCCAGGCCCGACCTGGCCAGGGAGGCGCTGCTCGCCGTGGAGTCCGCGGGCCGGGCCGCGATGTCCGAGCTGCGCCATGTGATGGGCCTGCTCGCCATGACCTCGGAGACCTCCGGCGCCCCCACCGCCGAGCTCGCCCCGCAGCCGGGCCTCGGCCAGGTCGGCGTGCTGGCCGAGCGCGTACGCGGCACCGGCGTCCCGGTCGACCTCACCGTCACCGGCGCACCCGTCCCGCTGCCCGCGGGCGTCGACCTGGCCGCCTACCGGGTCGCGCAGGAAGCCCTCACCAACACCGTCAAGCACGCCTCGGGCGCCAGCGTCAGCATCACCGTCGACTACCTGCCCGGCGAGGTCCGCGTCGAGGTCGCCGACACCGGCGGCACCCCCTCCCCGGCCGCGGGCAGCGGCAACGGCCGCGGCCTCATGGGCCTGCGCGAACGCCTCGCCGTCTACGGCGGCACCCTCGACGCGGGACGCCGCATCACCGGCGGCTACCGGGTCCGGGCCGTCATCCCGGTAGGAGACGCATGA
- a CDS encoding response regulator transcription factor, protein MSTQPPLRVVIADDQGLVRTGFRMILTAAGIEVVAEAADGEQAVDAVRRTRPDLVLMDIRMPGLDGLEATRRILTGRTADEPRVVILTTFDLDQYVYAALAAGASGFLLKDVTPEYLVAAVRLVRAGDALLAPAITRRLVERFAAAGGRGASTVHRDLAALTPRELEVLRMLAGGLSNAELARALGVSEATVKTHVTRILSKLALRDRAQAVVAAYESGLITPGAAPRP, encoded by the coding sequence ATGAGCACGCAGCCGCCCCTGCGGGTCGTCATCGCCGACGACCAGGGCCTCGTCCGCACCGGCTTCCGCATGATCCTCACCGCCGCGGGCATCGAGGTCGTCGCCGAAGCCGCCGACGGCGAGCAGGCCGTCGACGCGGTCCGCCGCACCCGGCCCGACCTCGTCCTGATGGACATCCGCATGCCGGGGCTCGACGGCCTCGAAGCGACCCGCCGCATCCTCACCGGCCGCACCGCCGACGAGCCGCGCGTCGTCATCCTCACCACCTTCGACCTCGACCAGTACGTCTACGCGGCGCTGGCGGCCGGGGCGAGCGGCTTCCTGCTCAAGGACGTCACGCCCGAATACCTCGTCGCCGCGGTCCGCCTGGTCCGCGCCGGCGACGCGCTCCTCGCCCCGGCGATCACCCGGCGGCTCGTCGAGCGCTTCGCCGCCGCCGGCGGCCGCGGCGCCTCCACCGTCCACCGCGACCTCGCGGCCCTGACACCGCGCGAACTGGAGGTCCTCCGCATGCTGGCGGGCGGCCTCAGCAATGCGGAGCTGGCGCGGGCCCTGGGGGTGAGCGAGGCGACCGTCAAGACCCACGTCACCCGCATCCTGTCCAAACTGGCCCTGCGCGACCGCGCGCAGGCGGTGGTGGCCGCCTACGAGTCCGGCCTCATCACCCCGGGCGCCGCCCCCCGCCCCTGA
- a CDS encoding aldo/keto reductase, giving the protein MPETTALPAAAAGSFLLGGDLPVNRLGYGTMQLTGPGVWGDPRDPEEAVRVLERTGELGINFIDTADAYGPFTADLLLRKALHPYADDLVIATKAGFSRPAPGTWVPIGRPEYLRQQVELSLRHLGVERIDLLQLHRVDPKVPIAEQVGELAALQGEGKIRHIGLSEVTVAEIKEAGATATIVSVQNRFNLADRAAEDVLDYAEAQGIAFIPWFPLATGALAGADSPLTRIAADRGVAPSQLALAWLLRRSPVILPIPGTSSVAHLEENTAAAGLVLTDAEFQALEDAAR; this is encoded by the coding sequence ATGCCAGAAACCACCGCCCTCCCCGCCGCGGCAGCGGGGAGCTTCCTGCTCGGCGGGGATCTGCCGGTGAACAGGCTCGGGTACGGGACGATGCAGTTGACCGGGCCGGGGGTCTGGGGGGACCCCAGGGATCCTGAGGAGGCCGTGCGGGTGCTGGAGCGCACCGGCGAGCTGGGGATCAACTTCATCGACACCGCCGACGCCTACGGGCCCTTCACCGCCGACCTGCTGCTCCGCAAGGCCTTGCACCCCTACGCCGACGACCTGGTCATCGCGACCAAGGCCGGCTTCTCGCGCCCGGCCCCTGGCACGTGGGTGCCGATCGGGCGCCCGGAGTATCTGCGGCAGCAGGTCGAGCTGAGCCTGCGCCATCTCGGCGTGGAGCGTATCGACCTGCTCCAGCTGCACCGCGTGGACCCGAAGGTGCCGATCGCCGAGCAGGTCGGCGAGCTGGCCGCGTTGCAGGGCGAGGGCAAGATCCGGCACATCGGGCTGAGCGAGGTGACCGTCGCGGAGATCAAGGAGGCGGGCGCGACAGCGACGATCGTCTCGGTCCAGAACCGCTTCAACCTGGCCGACCGCGCCGCCGAGGACGTACTCGACTACGCCGAGGCGCAGGGCATCGCCTTCATCCCGTGGTTCCCGCTGGCCACCGGCGCCCTGGCCGGCGCCGACAGCCCGCTGACCCGGATCGCCGCCGACCGCGGCGTGGCCCCTTCGCAGCTGGCCCTCGCGTGGCTGCTGCGCCGGTCCCCGGTCATCCTGCCGATCCCGGGCACCTCGTCGGTGGCGCACCTGGAGGAGAACACCGCGGCCGCGGGCCTCGTCCTGACCGACGCGGAATTCCAGGCGCTGGAGGACGCCGCCCGCTGA
- a CDS encoding flippase-like domain-containing protein: MGKTWRVAAAVGPLASVAVWAAWHRGLLTAGGRDLVAADRTWLAAAFAATALGWVAIAVARQGTVLEPLPAGRLLATQFAATAANQLTPAGIGAGAVNLRFLRACGLPLARTSAALALYSLAESVGRVALLTTMLLVFPHALRVRGLVPDRGTVEVAAAALAVAAAAAVTLVVAIRPARRLVGGFLVTALADARSLHMRPARALALWGGSLAFPALQAAGLVAVAHALALPVPAANVAVAYLAATCLAAGIPTPGGVGSVDAALGLALVAAGSPATAATSAVLGYRIITAWLPLLPAALTLGALVRRKVV, from the coding sequence GTGGGGAAGACGTGGCGGGTCGCCGCGGCCGTCGGGCCGCTCGCGTCGGTGGCCGTATGGGCCGCATGGCATCGCGGCCTGCTGACGGCCGGCGGCCGGGACCTGGTCGCCGCCGACCGGACCTGGCTGGCCGCCGCGTTCGCGGCAACCGCGCTCGGGTGGGTCGCGATCGCCGTCGCACGGCAGGGCACGGTGCTGGAGCCGCTGCCGGCCGGGCGCCTCCTGGCGACCCAGTTCGCGGCGACAGCCGCCAACCAGCTGACCCCGGCGGGCATCGGCGCCGGCGCCGTGAATCTGCGCTTCCTGCGCGCCTGCGGCCTGCCGCTGGCGCGCACGTCCGCCGCGCTCGCGCTGTATTCGCTCGCCGAGTCCGTCGGCCGGGTGGCCTTGCTGACGACGATGCTGCTGGTCTTCCCGCACGCGCTGCGCGTGCGGGGCCTGGTGCCGGACCGCGGCACGGTCGAGGTGGCCGCCGCCGCGCTCGCGGTCGCCGCCGCGGCAGCGGTGACGCTGGTCGTGGCGATACGCCCGGCCCGCCGCCTGGTGGGCGGCTTCCTGGTGACGGCCCTGGCCGACGCCAGGTCCCTGCACATGCGGCCCGCGAGAGCGCTGGCCCTGTGGGGCGGGTCGCTGGCCTTCCCCGCCTTGCAGGCCGCGGGCCTCGTGGCGGTGGCGCACGCCCTCGCCCTCCCGGTGCCCGCGGCGAACGTGGCGGTCGCGTATCTGGCCGCGACCTGCCTGGCCGCGGGCATACCGACGCCCGGCGGCGTCGGTTCTGTGGACGCCGCGCTCGGCCTGGCGCTGGTCGCGGCGGGGTCGCCCGCGACGGCGGCGACCAGCGCGGTGCTGGGCTACCGGATCATCACCGCGTGGCTGCCGCTGCTGCCCGCGGCCCTGACGCTCGGCGCGCTGGTGCGCCGCAAGGTCGTCTGA